The Melitaea cinxia chromosome 21, ilMelCinx1.1, whole genome shotgun sequence genome has a window encoding:
- the LOC123664236 gene encoding uncharacterized protein LOC123664236: MSEVKKVEPRGEREEAMSSSKRLTIAGNIKPMSLEGNLSSNWKKWYQTFIIFLKASAIYEESDARKVAVLLHFIGTESLEIFNSFNLDIDKITFNQLVNKFEEYFVPKRNITYECYKFFTTKQKAEESLEDFLTTLINRSQSCEFGNLQDRMIKDIFITNMHESFQHVREKLLLEEDLTLEKARNLSKTLVSARCHAK; the protein is encoded by the coding sequence ATGTCGGAGGTCAAAAAGGTCGAGCCACGTGGCGAGCGGGAAGAGGCAATGTCGTCGTCAAAAAGGCTTACCATAGCCGGAAATATCAAGCCCATGAGCCTGGAAGGCAATCTGTCGTCTAATTGGAAGAAATGGTACCaaactttcattatttttcttaaggCAAGTGCCATATACGAAGAGTCAGACGCACGCAAAGTagcagttttattacattttataggcACGGAAAGTCTCGAAATATTCAATTCATTCAATTTAGACATcgacaaaattacatttaatcaaTTAGTCAATAAATTTGAAGAATATTTTGTACCTAAAAGAAACATAACCTATGAATGCTATAAGTTCTTTACAACTAAACAAAAAGCTGAAGAAAGCCTGGAAGACTTCCTTACGACATTAATAAATAGAAGTCAGTCGTGTGAATTTGGAAATTTACAAGATAGAAtgattaaagatatttttataactaatatgCATGAAAGTTTTCAACATGTCCGTGAGAAACTATTACTAGAGGAAGATTTAACACTAGAAAAGGCTAGAAACTTGTCTAAAACATTAGTCTCAGCTAGATGTCATGCTAAATAG